From the genome of Malus sylvestris chromosome 6, drMalSylv7.2, whole genome shotgun sequence, one region includes:
- the LOC126626976 gene encoding bidirectional sugar transporter SWEET10-like, translating to MALQHTLSLAFGLLGNIISLLVFLAPVPTFYTIYKKKTTEGFQALPYVIGLLSSMLYIYYALLKEEINYDATLLITINSVGSVIETLYISLFLFYAPKKARISNATLLFLLNGFSYAVMVVLTRFLATGEMRIKIVGWICLVFSISVFVAPLGVLRQVIRTKSVEFMPFPLSFFLTLGAVAWFFYGFLIKDFYIALPNILGFFLGVVQMVVYVVYKNAKEVLEDQPKGQELSEHIIDVRKISTLVCPEMSPAVILQPTVDITSDMIEVVQNIIIMAEKTEETKEAAMDDDASTKV from the exons ATGGCCCTTCAACACACTTTGAGTTTGGCCTTCGGCCTCTTAG GCAACATCATCTCCCTTTTGGTCTTCCTTGCTCCAGT GCCAACTTTTTATACAATTTACAAGAAAAAAACAACAGAAGGTTTTCAAGCACTTCCATATGTAATAGGGCTGTTGAGTTCAATGCTGTACATATACTATGCCCTCCTTAAGGAAGAGATTAACTATGATGCCACTCTTCTCATCACAATCAACTCGGTTGGCAGCGTCATAGAGACTCTTTACATTTCCCTCTTCCTTTTCTATGCCCCCAAGAAGGCCAGG ATCTCAAACGCGACGCTTCTGTTCTTGCTGAACGGTTTTAGTTACGCAGTGATGGTTGTTTTGACTCGCTTTCTAGCCACAGGTGAAATGCGTATTAAGATTGTGGGATGGATTTGTCTTGTGTTCAGCATAAGCGTATTTGTCGCACCTCTTGGTGTCCTG AGACAAGTAATACGGACCAAGAGTGTTGAGTTCATGCCATTTCCGTTATCATTTTTCCTAACATTAGGTGCAGTCGCATGGTTCTTCTATGGTTTTCTGATCAAGGACTTCTACATAGCT TTACCAAACATACTGGGCTTCTTCTTAGGGGTTGTTCAAATGGTGGTTTACGTAGTCTACAAGAATGCAAAGGAAGTTCTGGAAGATCAGCCAAAAGGTCAAGAATTATCAGAACACATTATTGATGTGAGGAAGATCAGTACTTTGGTGTGTCCAGAAATGAGCCCTGCAGTGATTCTGCAACCAACTGTGGACATTACAAGTGACATGATTGAAGTGGTTCAAAATATAATTATCATGGCTGAAAAAACAGAAGAAACCAAGGAAGCTGCCATGGATGATGATGCCTCCACCAAAGTTTGA